In Dasypus novemcinctus isolate mDasNov1 chromosome 10, mDasNov1.1.hap2, whole genome shotgun sequence, one DNA window encodes the following:
- the LOC101437303 gene encoding olfactory receptor 52R1-like, whose translation MMLTSWNSSSHPVSFILLGIPGLENSHFWIAFPFFAMYAFTVLGNITVLHIIRIDQTLHEPMYLFLAMLAITDLVLSSSSQPKMLAILWFCAHEIEYHACLVQVFFIQAFSSVESGVLMAMALDRYVAICFPLRHSSVLTPSVVGKLGSIVMIRGVLWVSPFCFMVSRMPFCHNLVIPQSYCEHMALLKLVCADTTVSRGYGLFAAFSVGGFDIIVISISYVMILRAVLQLPSGEARLKAFGTCASHICVILAFYIPALFTFLTHCFGHHVPQEVHNMFANLYLIVPPMFNPIIYGVGTKQIRDKVLQGCC comes from the coding sequence ATGATGTTGACTTCCTGGAATAGCTCTTCACATCCTGTTTCCTTTATTCTGCTTGGAATCCCAGGACTTGAGAATTCCCACTTCTGgattgcttttccattttttgctaTGTATGCTTTTACTGTACTGGGCAATATCACTGTCCTTCATATAATCCGAATTGACCAGACACTTCACGAGCCCATGTACCTCTTTCTGGCTATGTTGGCTATCACTGACCTggttctctcctcctcctctcaacCTAAAATGTTGGCCATACTCTGGTTTTGTGCTCATGAGATTGAATACCATGCCTGCCTCGTCCAGGTGTTCTTCATCCAAGCTTTCTCTTCTGTGGAGTCTGGGGTGCTCATGGCTATGGCCTTGGACCGCTATGTGGCTATCTGCTTCCCACTGCGCCATTCCAGTGTCCTGACCCCCTCTGTCGTGGGCAAACTGGGGTCAATTGTGATGATAAGAGGGGTGCTGTGGGTGAGCCCCTTCTGCTTCATGGTCTCCAGAATGCCCTTCTGCCACAACCTGGTCATTCCTCAATCATATTGTGAGCACATGGCTTTGCTGAAGCTGGTGTGTGCTGACACTACGGTCAGTCGTGGATATGGGCTCTTTGCAGCCTTCTCTGTAGGTGGCTTTGATATAATTGTCATCAGTATCTCCTATGTCATGATTCTGAGAGCTGTGCTTCAGTTGCCCTCAGGTGAAGCCCGGCTCAAGGCTTTTGGCACATGTGCCTCGCATATCTGTGTGATCTTAGCCTTTTATATCCCAGCCCTCTTTACTTTCCTCACCCATTGCTTTGGTCATCATGTGCCCCAAGAGGTACACAACATGTTTGCTAATCTCTATCTAATTGTACCTCCCATGTTCAACCCTATCATCTATGGAGTTGGAACCAAACAGATCCGGGACAAGGTTTTACAGGGATGTTGTTGA
- the LOC101436879 gene encoding olfactory receptor 51F1-like, translating to MLQPQDNMEVLINLTATFPSFLLTGIPGLQSVHALISIPFCCVYAIALTGNGMILFVIITQQSLHEPMYYFLSILSAADLGLTVSTMSTTLGIFWFDASEISLNTCIIQMFFLHGFTVMESGVLVAMAFDRYVAICDPLRYANILTNSRIIQMGILMIIRTVLLIVPLLLLLKQLSFCRAKVLSHSYCYHPDVIKLSCSDTRANSICGLIGLVLTTGIDTPCIVLSYILIIRSVLNITSPEERHKVFSTCISHIGAVAVFYIPMMSLSLLHRYGQSVPKVVHSMMANIYLLLPPALNPIIYSVKSKHIRKAILNLLLTKETHR from the coding sequence ATGCTACAGCCTCAGGACAACATGGAGGTCTTAATCAACTTGACAGCTACATTTCCAAGCTTCCTGTTGACTGGCATTCCTGGCCTACAGTCTGTCCATGCCCTGATCTCCATTcctttctgctgtgtctatgccaTTGCCCTCACAGGGAATGGCATGATCCTGTTTGTCATCATTACTCAGCAGAGTCTCCATGAGCCCATGTACTATTTCCTCTCCATACTGTCAGCTGCTGACCTGGGCTTGACTGTTTCTACAATGTCAACAACATTAGGCATCTTCTGGTTTGATGCAAGTGAAATCAGTTTAAATACCTGTATTATTCAGATGTTTTTTCTTCATGGATTCACTGTCATGGAGTCTGGGGTGCTCGTGGCCATGGCCTTTGACCGATATGTGGCAATCTGTGATCCCCTGAGGTACGCCAATATCCTCACAAATTCCAGAATCATTCAGATGGGTATCTTGATGATTATACGTACTGTGCTTTTAATAGTACCACTTCTTTTGCTCCTTAAGCAACTCTCTTTCTGTAGAGCTAAGGTCCTTTCCCACTCCTACTGTTACCATCCAGATGTAATTAAATTATCATGTTCAGACACTCGGGCCAACAGCATCTGTGGATTAATTGGGCTCGTCCTGACCACAGGGATAGATACGCCATGCATTGTCCTGTCTTACATTCTGATTATTCGCTCTGTCCTCAATATCACCTCCCCTGAAGAGCGGCACAAGGTCTTTAGCACCTGTATCTCCCACATTGGAGCAGTTGCTGTTTTCTACATCCCCATGATGAGCCTGTCCTTGCTGCATCGCTATGGTCAGTCAGTCCCCAAAGTAGTCCACTCAATGATGGCTAATATTTACCTACTTCTGCCCCCTGCTCTTAATCCCATCATCTATAGTGTAAAATCCAAACATATCCGCAAGGCTATACTCAATCTGCTCCTTACAAAAGAAACACATAGATAA